The following DNA comes from Mycobacterium sp. MS1601.
CGCTCTCATGACCGCTGCCGCCGCCATGGGACTCGTCGCCTGCGGCGGCGACTCCGCGGAAACCACCGACAACGGCCTCACACCGGTCCGGATGATCATGGAGTGGCCGGTGGCCGACGCCTTCTGGACACCGTTCGTGGTGGCCAAGGACAAGGGCTACTACTCCGACGCCGGGATCGACCTCACCATCACCGCGCCGCCCACCGTGGCCGACACCATGAAGTTCCTGGGCACCGACGAGGCCGACGTCGCCTTCACCACCACCCTGGACGTGCTGTTCGCCAAGGACCAGGACGCACCGGTGGTTGCCATCGGCTCCTACGGCGACAGCAACAACTGGGGCCTGATCTCCCGCGAGCCGTTCGACCTGGCGCAGATCAAGGGCAAGACCATCGGCATCTACAACGACGCCTGGTCCAAAGCTCAGCTGACGATGATGCTGGACTCGGTTGGCCTGAGCCTGCCGGACGTGCAGCTGGTCACCGCCGCCGACAACACCGTGCCGCTGCTGTTGGAGAACAAGGTGGACATCATCACCGGCGTCACCAACGCCGAATCCGCGGAGATCCGCGTCAACGGCAACTTCGAACCGTTCTTCATGCCGGCCGCCGAGCACGGCGCACCCAATGCGCCGATCTTCGTCGTCGCGGGCAACACCAACTGGCTCGACGAAAATCAGGACACCGCCAAAGCTTTCATGGCAGCCACCGAGAAGGGACTCGAAGATTCCCTTTCCGATCCCACGGCTGCCATGGAGATCTTCAAGAAGGCCTACCCCAACTCCGACATGGCCTTCATCACCGACTCGTGGACCGCGACCGCCGAGATCCTGCAGGCCCAGACCGTGCCCTTCGCGCAGAGCGACGAGCAGTGGAAGGGCCTGCTGGACGCCGCGGTGTCGCAGGATCTGGTGAAGTCGGTCGACGAGCCCAGCGCCTACTGGACCGACGCCTACCTGCCCGCCTGACCGACAAAGGAGGAAACCGCATGGAGGACATCAGCATCGCGCCCCGGCCGGACTCGTGAAAGCTCAACTGCTGGCCCGTGATGTCGCCGAACTCGCCGCGGACGTCATCTGGGCCGGCATGACCGAACGCGAGCTCGCCAGGTGGGCCGAAGAGACACTGCGGGAACGCGGATCGACCGGCCTGTGGACCATCGTGAACGTCGGCTTCGGCCGCGGCAGCCTGGACTGCTTCCCCACCGTGTCACCCACCGACCGGATGCTGTGGAACATCGACTCCGGCTACATCGACGTCCATCCGGTGGTCGACGGCTGGTGGGGCGACTGCACCCGGACCTTCGTGGTGGGTGATCAGCCCGACTACCTGGAGGCCAAAGCCGAGATCCAGAAGATCCACGACACCGTTCTTGCCGCCGCGTATCCGGGTATGCCCGCCCGCGAACTGTGGTCGGCGTTCAACGACTGCATCGCGGGCACCGGTTGGAACCACATGGACCGCCTGGGCAACATCGGCCACTCGATCGGCCAGAACGTCTCCTACACACAGGGTTACATCGACCGGCACAACACGACACCGATGTGGGGCGGCTGGGCTGTCGAACCCTTCATCGGCAACCACCTCTACGGCGTCAAGGTCGAAGACGTC
Coding sequences within:
- a CDS encoding M24 family metallopeptidase, with the translated sequence MKAQLLARDVAELAADVIWAGMTERELARWAEETLRERGSTGLWTIVNVGFGRGSLDCFPTVSPTDRMLWNIDSGYIDVHPVVDGWWGDCTRTFVVGDQPDYLEAKAEIQKIHDTVLAAAYPGMPARELWSAFNDCIAGTGWNHMDRLGNIGHSIGQNVSYTQGYIDRHNTTPMWGGWAVEPFIGNHLYGVKVEDVIWFGPQGCTVIR
- a CDS encoding ABC transporter substrate-binding protein, producing the protein MKTHFRSRMAAALMTAAAAMGLVACGGDSAETTDNGLTPVRMIMEWPVADAFWTPFVVAKDKGYYSDAGIDLTITAPPTVADTMKFLGTDEADVAFTTTLDVLFAKDQDAPVVAIGSYGDSNNWGLISREPFDLAQIKGKTIGIYNDAWSKAQLTMMLDSVGLSLPDVQLVTAADNTVPLLLENKVDIITGVTNAESAEIRVNGNFEPFFMPAAEHGAPNAPIFVVAGNTNWLDENQDTAKAFMAATEKGLEDSLSDPTAAMEIFKKAYPNSDMAFITDSWTATAEILQAQTVPFAQSDEQWKGLLDAAVSQDLVKSVDEPSAYWTDAYLPA